From a region of the Rhodothermus profundi genome:
- a CDS encoding TonB-dependent receptor — protein MRRYLLLGLLFLVAGVAYGQGVTTSALRGVVRDEQGEPLPGANVVATHMPSGTQYGTATNVDGVFFIPNMRVGGPYQVRITFVGYQPYVRENIMLRLGETFVLNVRLEPQVAELEAVEVVAAAGVFDATRTGVGVNLDETRINTAPTVGRDLADFVRLVPQAYVENDDDDGPAISIAGQNNRYNAIFIDGAVNNDVFGLSAQGTNGGQTGATPISLDAIEQFQINISPYDVTQSGFTGGAINAVTRSGTNRYEGSVYYFLRNEMLAGLTPKPLPGQRRERLPDFINQRYGFRLGGPILRNKLFFFVNAELLRSETPQPYVPGEYLGESAHRLDEIRTVLREELGYDPGTYGTKAATLDDNKLLVRLDWNINPQHKLSARLSYSASDNRDEFDSGPFQIVFLDRTEVFPNRTLFTTVELNSVLGTSYANKLIVGYTRVRDDRDIDRQPFPTVNIEDGQGDILLGPEPFSTANMLNQDIFTITNNFNWFKGRHTFTLGAHFEYYNIANLFIPFNFGWYFYDSVDDFLQSVCAASARDGQVVTPTCQAYGLDVEPASAFFQRGFSLVGSDIGDEADNIGAFKAFQIGFYVQDEYQVNDRLRVTAGLRFDIPKITTRPRYAPDVFDTTIPAVSQYYDLEGARPGQTPRALLYISPRIGFNYDLSSNGRRAQLRGGAGIFLGRVPFVWPGGMFLNNGVNTGFIFRGGPVEFRPDPRNALSPVDFGISPDALIPSGRLEIFARNFRYPRVFRTSLGLDYELPYGIIATIEGQFTKTLNNILVKNINLKPQNAQLSGPDNRPIYAYGFDRRGRVDRRASLIDSRYSSIMLATNTSKGYTYDFTIQLQKEFGRTLYASLSYTYGDAFAVNDGTSSQIVSLWRYNEHVRGANNIGLARSDFSIGHRILGQLTYRRTFFNRLATTITLFYTGESGRPFSYTIGRSRYMIGEGPESRDVALFYVPRNANELVFKPYTSGGRTITPEEQAAALEAFIEGNPYLRKRRGKYAERNGDRTPFESVLDLKIAQEVFTNIGGRRHKVELTLDIFNFTNLLGELFGAEWGIRYNRPFQYAVVQFEEFRDPENGDLTPVYTFRLLDIKSKQDIFDRLVKDFGTYSSRWQMQLGLRYTF, from the coding sequence ATGCGACGCTATCTTTTGCTTGGATTGCTCTTTTTGGTGGCTGGAGTCGCATACGGGCAGGGAGTAACCACATCTGCCCTGCGGGGCGTGGTGCGCGACGAGCAGGGCGAGCCGCTACCAGGAGCCAACGTAGTAGCCACCCACATGCCCTCGGGCACCCAGTATGGCACCGCCACCAATGTAGATGGGGTCTTTTTCATCCCCAACATGCGCGTGGGCGGCCCCTACCAGGTACGCATCACTTTTGTGGGCTACCAGCCGTACGTGCGCGAAAACATTATGCTACGACTGGGTGAAACCTTCGTGCTGAACGTGCGGCTGGAACCTCAGGTGGCGGAACTGGAAGCCGTGGAGGTTGTGGCCGCTGCCGGTGTGTTTGACGCCACGCGAACAGGCGTGGGAGTCAACCTGGACGAAACCCGCATCAATACAGCGCCTACCGTCGGACGCGATCTGGCCGACTTTGTGCGGCTGGTGCCGCAAGCATATGTCGAAAACGACGACGATGACGGTCCGGCCATTTCTATTGCCGGCCAGAACAACCGCTATAACGCTATCTTTATCGACGGCGCCGTAAACAACGACGTGTTTGGTCTGTCGGCGCAGGGCACCAACGGCGGGCAGACCGGCGCTACGCCCATCAGTCTGGACGCCATCGAGCAGTTCCAGATCAACATCTCTCCCTATGACGTGACGCAGAGTGGGTTCACCGGTGGCGCCATCAATGCAGTAACCCGCAGTGGCACCAACCGGTATGAGGGCTCCGTCTACTATTTCCTGCGCAACGAAATGCTGGCAGGCCTGACTCCCAAACCCCTGCCGGGCCAGCGCCGCGAGCGGCTGCCTGACTTTATCAATCAGCGCTACGGATTCCGACTGGGCGGTCCCATCCTGCGCAATAAGCTGTTCTTTTTCGTCAATGCCGAGCTGCTTCGCTCCGAGACGCCGCAACCCTACGTGCCCGGTGAATACCTCGGGGAATCGGCTCACCGGTTGGATGAAATCCGCACGGTGCTCCGCGAAGAACTGGGATATGACCCGGGAACGTACGGCACCAAGGCAGCTACGCTCGACGACAATAAGTTGCTCGTGCGCCTGGACTGGAACATCAATCCGCAACACAAGCTGAGCGCCCGTCTGAGCTATTCGGCCTCGGACAACCGTGACGAATTCGACAGTGGTCCCTTCCAGATCGTCTTCCTGGACCGCACCGAGGTGTTCCCCAACCGCACGCTCTTTACCACGGTCGAACTCAACAGCGTGCTGGGCACCTCCTATGCCAATAAGCTGATTGTGGGCTACACCCGGGTCCGGGACGACCGCGACATCGACCGTCAGCCGTTTCCCACAGTCAATATTGAGGACGGGCAGGGCGATATTCTGCTGGGCCCCGAACCGTTCTCAACCGCCAACATGCTCAACCAGGACATCTTCACCATCACGAACAACTTTAACTGGTTCAAAGGCCGCCACACGTTCACCCTGGGAGCCCATTTTGAATACTACAACATCGCGAACCTCTTTATTCCCTTCAACTTTGGCTGGTACTTTTACGACAGCGTCGACGACTTTCTGCAATCTGTCTGCGCTGCCAGCGCTCGCGACGGTCAGGTCGTTACGCCCACCTGTCAGGCATATGGACTTGACGTAGAACCGGCCAGTGCCTTTTTCCAGCGGGGATTCTCGCTGGTGGGCAGCGACATCGGGGACGAAGCCGACAACATCGGTGCCTTTAAGGCCTTCCAGATCGGCTTCTACGTACAGGATGAGTACCAGGTAAACGACCGGCTGCGCGTTACGGCGGGCCTGCGGTTCGATATCCCGAAAATCACAACGCGGCCGCGGTATGCGCCGGACGTGTTTGACACCACAATCCCGGCCGTCTCGCAGTACTACGACCTGGAAGGCGCCCGGCCTGGCCAGACCCCACGAGCCCTGCTGTACATTTCCCCCCGCATCGGGTTTAACTACGACCTGTCTTCCAATGGCCGGCGTGCCCAGCTTCGCGGTGGAGCTGGCATCTTCCTGGGCCGCGTACCCTTCGTCTGGCCGGGCGGCATGTTCCTCAACAACGGGGTCAACACGGGCTTCATCTTCCGAGGCGGCCCGGTTGAGTTCCGCCCCGACCCTCGCAACGCCCTCAGTCCGGTGGACTTTGGCATCTCACCCGATGCCCTGATACCCAGCGGCCGGCTGGAGATCTTCGCCCGGAATTTCCGCTACCCACGGGTCTTCCGCACCAGTCTGGGCCTGGACTATGAGCTGCCTTACGGCATCATTGCCACCATCGAAGGGCAGTTTACCAAGACGCTCAACAATATTCTGGTCAAAAACATCAACCTGAAGCCCCAGAACGCCCAACTCTCCGGCCCGGACAACCGCCCGATCTACGCCTACGGCTTCGACCGGCGCGGCCGCGTCGACCGCCGGGCCAGTCTGATTGACAGCCGCTACTCGTCCATCATGCTGGCCACCAACACATCCAAGGGATACACTTACGACTTTACCATTCAGCTCCAGAAAGAATTCGGGCGCACGCTCTATGCCAGCCTGTCTTACACCTATGGCGATGCGTTCGCTGTTAACGACGGCACCTCCTCCCAGATCGTGTCGCTCTGGCGCTATAACGAACATGTCCGCGGCGCCAACAACATCGGCCTGGCCCGCTCTGACTTCTCCATTGGCCACCGTATCCTGGGGCAACTGACCTACCGGCGCACTTTCTTTAACCGGCTGGCCACCACCATTACGCTGTTCTACACGGGAGAATCCGGCCGGCCGTTTTCCTATACCATCGGCCGAAGCCGCTACATGATCGGCGAAGGTCCAGAGTCGCGGGACGTTGCCCTGTTCTATGTACCGCGGAACGCTAACGAGCTGGTCTTCAAGCCCTACACCAGCGGCGGCCGCACCATCACGCCCGAAGAACAGGCCGCAGCCCTGGAGGCCTTTATCGAAGGCAACCCCTACCTGCGCAAACGCCGCGGCAAGTATGCCGAACGAAACGGCGACCGCACGCCCTTTGAATCTGTACTCGACCTGAAGATCGCCCAGGAGGTCTTTACCAACATCGGCGGACGCCGCCACAAGGTGGAACTCACCCTGGACATCTTCAACTTTACCAACCTGCTGGGCGAGCTCTTTGGCGCCGAATGGGGCATTCGGTATAACCGCCCCTTCCAGTATGCCGTGGTGCAGTTCGAAGAATTCCGGGATCCTGAAAACGGGGACCTTACGCCAGTCTACACCTTCCGATTGCTGGATATCAAGAGCAAGCAGGATATCTTCGATCGACTGGTCAAAGACTTTGGCACCTATAGCTCCCGCTGGCAGATGCAGTTAGGCCTGCGGTATACCTTCTGA
- a CDS encoding prolyl oligopeptidase family serine peptidase, translating into MKRLTAGWILLLLSPAVWAQPQLTVEKIMQDPKTWIGDWPDNPFWSEDGQFLYFWWNPKGQFPSDSLFKVSRNGGTPEKVSPEERRSLPPAFDGWHHGTWVYDADFRRKVFVRDGDLYLYDRRERRLTRLTRTPAREQSPRFTPDGQAIVFVKENNLFQLDLRTGALTQLTDLRRGSKPRERKPDAQDAFLKAQQRALFEVIRKREALREARQKALEQDRNAENPPPTFYYGNKRVEQLQLDPTGRFVTFALTTSPPQDKMTAVMDYVTDSGYARELPARPKVGVPPGSFELYVQDLVRDTTYQIDLHQVPGAYDVPEYLRAQGVEPDSQKTRRFLYAYGPYWSGDGRYAVLEIRARDNKDRWIVRLDPETGRLTVLDRQHDEAWIAGPGISWFGGRSTMGWLPDNRHFYFQSERTGYSHLYVVDVETGQIRQLTEGEFEVFNPFISRDGRYWYFTSSEGSPFERHFYRMPIEGGPRQRLTTLTGRNDVVLSPDEQVMGIRYSYSNRPPEIYLQPLRWGRPAEPQRITHSPTEEWLAYPWRDPEIRFIEASDGARVPARVYEPDSLNGAAVFFVHGAGYLQNVHRWWSSYFREYMFHNLLADRGYLVLDLDYRGSAGYGRDWRTAIYRHMGGRDLQDYVDASRYVQKHYGIPPERVFIYGGSYGGFLTLMALFTEGEHFGGGAALRAVTDWAHYNHPYTSNILNTPETDSIAFVRSSPIYHAEGLEDPLLMCHGLVDTNVQPQDIFRLVQRLIELGKEDWELAVYPVEGHGFREPSSWTDEYRRILKLIEETIGPNRCPR; encoded by the coding sequence ATGAAACGTCTGACGGCCGGATGGATCCTGCTCCTGCTGAGCCCTGCTGTCTGGGCGCAGCCGCAGCTCACGGTCGAGAAGATCATGCAGGATCCAAAGACCTGGATTGGTGACTGGCCCGATAATCCATTCTGGTCTGAAGATGGCCAGTTTCTGTATTTCTGGTGGAATCCCAAAGGCCAGTTCCCTTCTGACTCGCTCTTCAAGGTATCCCGTAACGGGGGAACCCCTGAAAAGGTCTCACCAGAAGAACGCCGCAGCCTGCCGCCCGCTTTTGACGGCTGGCATCATGGCACGTGGGTGTATGACGCGGACTTTCGGCGCAAGGTGTTCGTGCGAGACGGGGATCTGTACCTTTATGATCGCAGGGAACGCCGGCTCACGCGCCTGACCCGAACGCCTGCTCGGGAGCAGAGTCCGCGCTTTACGCCTGATGGACAGGCCATCGTATTTGTCAAAGAAAATAATCTGTTTCAACTGGATCTGCGTACAGGGGCGCTTACGCAGCTAACCGACCTGCGCCGTGGCAGCAAGCCACGGGAGCGCAAGCCAGATGCGCAGGATGCGTTCCTGAAAGCGCAGCAGCGCGCTCTCTTCGAAGTGATCCGAAAGCGAGAGGCGTTGCGGGAAGCGCGCCAGAAGGCGCTGGAGCAGGATCGTAACGCCGAGAATCCCCCGCCCACCTTTTATTACGGGAATAAACGGGTGGAGCAACTGCAGCTTGATCCCACCGGTCGTTTTGTTACGTTTGCGCTGACTACGTCTCCGCCGCAGGATAAAATGACGGCTGTCATGGATTATGTGACAGACTCAGGATACGCGCGGGAGCTACCGGCGCGGCCCAAGGTAGGCGTGCCACCTGGTAGTTTTGAGCTATACGTGCAGGACCTGGTGCGCGATACGACCTACCAGATTGACCTGCATCAGGTACCCGGCGCCTATGACGTGCCCGAATACCTGCGAGCGCAGGGTGTCGAGCCCGACTCGCAAAAGACCAGGCGCTTTCTATATGCCTACGGACCGTACTGGAGTGGAGACGGCCGGTATGCTGTGCTGGAAATTCGGGCACGTGACAACAAGGATCGATGGATCGTCCGGCTGGACCCGGAAACCGGACGGCTGACCGTGCTGGATCGACAGCATGACGAGGCCTGGATTGCCGGGCCGGGCATCTCCTGGTTCGGGGGGCGGAGCACCATGGGCTGGCTACCGGATAACCGCCATTTCTACTTCCAGAGCGAACGCACCGGCTACAGCCACCTGTACGTAGTGGACGTCGAAACCGGCCAGATCCGACAGCTTACCGAGGGCGAATTTGAGGTGTTCAACCCGTTCATTTCCCGCGATGGGCGATACTGGTATTTTACCAGTAGTGAAGGCTCCCCGTTTGAACGCCATTTCTACCGGATGCCCATTGAGGGCGGACCGCGCCAGCGCCTCACGACGCTGACGGGGCGCAACGACGTGGTGCTGAGCCCCGATGAGCAGGTTATGGGCATCCGCTATTCCTACAGCAACCGGCCTCCCGAGATTTATCTGCAACCCCTGCGGTGGGGCCGTCCGGCCGAACCGCAGCGCATCACGCATTCGCCCACGGAGGAATGGCTGGCCTATCCATGGCGCGACCCGGAAATCCGGTTCATCGAAGCATCAGATGGGGCCCGGGTGCCGGCGCGCGTCTATGAACCGGATTCCCTGAACGGAGCCGCCGTTTTCTTTGTGCACGGCGCAGGGTACCTGCAGAACGTGCACCGCTGGTGGAGCAGTTATTTCCGCGAGTACATGTTCCATAACCTGCTGGCCGACCGAGGTTACCTGGTACTGGATCTTGACTACCGGGGCTCGGCCGGCTATGGCCGCGACTGGCGCACAGCCATCTACCGTCACATGGGCGGCCGGGATCTGCAGGACTACGTGGACGCTTCGCGTTACGTGCAAAAGCACTACGGCATTCCGCCTGAGCGGGTCTTTATCTATGGCGGTTCCTATGGAGGCTTCCTCACGCTCATGGCCCTCTTTACGGAAGGCGAGCATTTCGGTGGGGGGGCAGCGCTCCGAGCGGTAACTGACTGGGCGCACTACAACCACCCCTATACTTCAAACATTCTGAATACGCCCGAGACCGACTCCATTGCATTTGTGCGCTCGTCACCCATTTACCATGCGGAAGGGCTGGAAGACCCGTTGCTTATGTGCCATGGGCTGGTGGATACGAACGTGCAGCCCCAGGACATTTTCCGCCTGGTGCAGCGGCTGATTGAACTGGGCAAAGAAGACTGGGAGCTGGCCGTCTACCCCGTCGAAGGGCACGGCTTTCGGGAGCCGTCGAGCTGGACCGACGAATACCGGCGCATTCTGAAGCTCATTGAGGAGACGATAGGACCCAACCGGTGCCCCCGTTGA
- a CDS encoding DUF2726 domain-containing protein codes for MKTPAKAVDVETLYRYVQEQAWTPALDLLYRHRTLLAIDPLWRHAAALLIQELHPRLPELSQAVLEQLFLLHTGRLYPLPEAVFADLVAELVRRHANRPEVARRYARWCPTHPECARLLETPASSVAWEDWNGFAVQQHMPTQPATPPSLFRSEQEFVFFQAVRDVFPTYLVYPNVALSCLIDYERMADLLNASERRYVLRALVDCVVFDPNDAYRPRYCFELDSPLHAEPARRRRDVLKARVLQQAGLPLYRIRPPSAAVERDAFVMLLRRLFQQKQSSAS; via the coding sequence ATGAAGACGCCTGCGAAGGCGGTCGATGTCGAAACGCTCTACCGGTACGTGCAGGAACAGGCCTGGACACCGGCGCTTGACCTGCTTTACCGACACCGCACCCTGCTTGCTATCGATCCGCTATGGCGCCATGCGGCTGCGCTGCTTATCCAGGAGCTGCATCCCCGTTTGCCTGAGCTCAGCCAGGCGGTATTGGAACAACTTTTTCTGCTGCACACCGGCCGGCTCTACCCGCTCCCGGAGGCAGTCTTTGCGGACCTCGTCGCTGAACTGGTGCGCCGGCATGCCAATCGCCCCGAGGTGGCCCGACGCTACGCCCGCTGGTGCCCAACGCATCCCGAGTGCGCTCGGCTGCTCGAAACGCCTGCCTCCAGCGTCGCCTGGGAAGACTGGAACGGTTTCGCTGTGCAACAGCATATGCCCACCCAACCCGCTACCCCTCCTTCGCTGTTTCGCTCTGAGCAGGAATTTGTATTCTTTCAGGCTGTTCGTGACGTATTTCCAACCTATCTGGTCTACCCTAACGTAGCCCTCTCGTGCCTCATTGACTATGAACGCATGGCTGACCTGCTGAACGCCTCAGAACGCCGCTACGTACTGCGCGCCCTGGTCGACTGTGTCGTGTTCGATCCCAACGACGCCTACCGCCCCCGTTACTGTTTTGAGCTGGACAGTCCTTTGCACGCTGAACCGGCTCGTCGCAGGCGAGATGTGCTCAAAGCACGCGTGCTGCAACAGGCAGGCCTTCCGCTCTACCGCATCCGTCCCCCTTCAGCCGCAGTAGAGCGCGATGCATTTGTAATGCTCCTGCGTCGCCTTTTCCAACAAAAGCAGTCCTCGGCATCGTAG
- a CDS encoding heavy metal translocating P-type ATPase, with the protein MTRVRVELPVILPDIPDERDPCVERLQASLATRQGIERVHVVPPRNGTPACLCVHYDPEQVSLDEIERWVRQEGAALTEQYGHLVLPVSGIRSVRHARRLERRLLREEGILDAQVSAAGVVRIEYDRRRWQEEAVRTLVEQLGLTILPAFPPPAAEEEKHVHAGIFGERTELIYALLCGFFLGSSWVAETWLNVPALVPRLGYLLAYFFGGYYTLRETWESLKQRQLNIDFLMVAAAVGAALLGHWAEGAFLLFLFSLGHALEHYAMGRAQRAIRSLGELMPRTALRKTNGTLQEVPVESLQTGDIVVVRPGERIPVDGIVIEGQSSVNQAPVTGESIPVDKMPHPQAQDALLQWERLSDTYRVFAGTLNGNGTLTLLVARESKDSTISRLVQLVMEAEARKSPTQRFTERFERFFVPAVLLFDLLVLFGGTLLLGWPFETAFYRAMAVLVAASPCALAISTPSAILSGLARAAQRGVLIKGGAPLETLALVRTMAFDKTGTLTRGQPQVTDIWLAPGASRNTLLETLLAVERLSDHPLAEAVVQHIERTASFTSLPDPVDMETIPGHGIRARLQGDPVYIGNLRLFEREQIPVPQPLQQRMQALEQEGKTTMLIRRGSCFLGIVALRDEPRPEAAAVMQELHRLGIRRILLISGDNHRVAQAIAHQIGLDEARGNLLPEDKVAAIRQLRTETPPVAMVGDGINDAPALAQADVGIAMGAAGSDLALETADIALMANSLQGLPFARALSLQTRRIIKQNLWISLGMVAFLIPAALLGLQLGVAVMFHEGSTLVVVFNALRLLAFSYPQPAPT; encoded by the coding sequence ATGACCCGCGTGCGCGTAGAGCTGCCCGTCATCCTTCCCGACATTCCGGATGAGCGGGATCCCTGCGTTGAACGCCTGCAAGCCTCGCTGGCCACCCGGCAGGGCATTGAGCGCGTCCATGTCGTTCCTCCCCGCAACGGCACGCCAGCCTGCCTGTGCGTCCATTACGATCCAGAACAGGTGAGCCTGGACGAAATCGAACGCTGGGTGCGCCAGGAAGGGGCCGCCCTTACCGAGCAATACGGTCACCTGGTCCTTCCGGTCTCAGGCATCCGGAGCGTACGTCATGCCCGGCGGCTGGAGCGTCGTCTCCTACGTGAGGAAGGGATCCTGGATGCCCAGGTAAGCGCAGCCGGCGTGGTGCGCATCGAATATGACCGCCGGCGCTGGCAAGAAGAGGCTGTCCGCACGCTGGTAGAACAACTCGGGCTTACCATTCTGCCGGCCTTTCCCCCACCAGCCGCTGAAGAAGAAAAGCATGTCCACGCCGGCATCTTTGGCGAACGCACCGAATTGATCTACGCGCTGCTCTGCGGCTTCTTCTTAGGAAGTAGTTGGGTTGCCGAAACGTGGTTGAATGTTCCGGCACTCGTGCCCCGGCTGGGCTATCTGCTTGCCTACTTCTTCGGGGGATACTATACCCTGCGAGAAACCTGGGAAAGTCTGAAGCAACGCCAGCTAAACATTGACTTTTTGATGGTAGCGGCAGCAGTCGGCGCTGCATTGCTGGGGCACTGGGCCGAAGGGGCCTTTCTGCTGTTTCTGTTCAGCCTCGGACACGCGCTCGAACATTATGCCATGGGGCGCGCGCAACGCGCCATCCGCTCGCTCGGCGAACTGATGCCGCGCACCGCCCTGCGCAAAACAAATGGCACGCTGCAAGAGGTCCCTGTCGAATCCCTGCAGACCGGCGATATCGTCGTAGTACGCCCGGGTGAACGCATCCCAGTGGACGGTATTGTGATCGAAGGTCAGAGCAGCGTCAACCAGGCCCCTGTTACGGGCGAAAGCATCCCGGTCGACAAAATGCCGCATCCACAGGCCCAGGACGCCCTCTTGCAATGGGAACGCCTTTCAGATACTTACCGGGTCTTTGCAGGCACCCTTAACGGTAATGGCACCCTGACCCTTCTGGTCGCCCGGGAAAGCAAAGATTCCACCATCTCTCGGCTGGTCCAACTGGTCATGGAGGCCGAAGCACGCAAGTCTCCTACCCAGCGCTTTACCGAGCGCTTCGAGCGATTCTTCGTACCGGCCGTGTTGCTCTTCGACCTACTGGTGCTATTCGGAGGAACGCTGCTGCTCGGATGGCCCTTTGAAACTGCTTTCTATCGAGCCATGGCGGTGCTGGTGGCTGCCAGCCCCTGCGCCCTCGCCATCTCAACTCCCAGCGCCATTCTAAGCGGCCTGGCCCGCGCTGCCCAGCGGGGCGTCCTGATCAAAGGAGGCGCTCCTCTAGAAACGCTGGCCCTGGTGCGCACCATGGCCTTTGACAAAACCGGCACCCTTACCCGGGGACAGCCACAGGTAACCGACATATGGCTTGCTCCAGGTGCCTCTCGTAACACCCTGCTGGAAACCCTGCTCGCCGTCGAACGCCTGTCGGATCATCCGCTGGCCGAAGCGGTCGTGCAGCATATCGAGCGTACGGCTTCTTTTACCAGCCTGCCCGATCCTGTCGATATGGAAACGATCCCGGGCCACGGCATCCGCGCGCGCCTCCAGGGAGACCCCGTCTACATTGGCAACTTACGGCTGTTCGAACGCGAACAGATCCCGGTCCCACAACCCCTGCAGCAGCGCATGCAGGCCCTAGAGCAGGAAGGGAAAACGACCATGCTGATCCGCCGAGGCTCCTGCTTTCTGGGCATTGTCGCCTTACGAGATGAGCCGCGCCCTGAAGCTGCCGCGGTCATGCAGGAGCTCCACCGGCTGGGCATTCGACGGATACTCCTGATCTCGGGAGATAACCACCGCGTAGCTCAGGCAATTGCCCATCAGATAGGCCTTGACGAGGCGCGCGGTAACCTGCTCCCAGAAGACAAGGTAGCCGCCATTCGGCAACTTCGAACGGAAACCCCTCCCGTGGCAATGGTTGGGGATGGCATCAACGACGCCCCTGCCCTGGCGCAGGCCGACGTGGGCATCGCCATGGGTGCTGCTGGCTCTGATCTGGCCCTCGAAACCGCTGACATTGCCCTGATGGCTAATTCGCTGCAGGGACTTCCCTTCGCTCGGGCCCTCAGCCTGCAAACCCGCCGTATCATCAAACAAAACCTGTGGATTAGCCTCGGCATGGTCGCTTTCTTGATTCCCGCTGCCTTGCTGGGACTTCAACTGGGGGTGGCGGTTATGTTTCACGAAGGGTCTACCCTGGTCGTTGTGTTTAACGCGCTCCGCCTGCTGGCTTTCTCCTACCCTCAGCCTGCTCCGACGTGA
- a CDS encoding 6-bladed beta-propeller: MRQLATGLMLIVGLVGCRPSAPTEALYPMLDRLQGPFDFVLSLEATRPASPENGAVVEALAKATVHQMIGAAEGQGPEYFLGRVVYATFDPKGRLVVVDWDNGEVRFFDRAGRFLFKVGRKGLGPGEFDQPIYVAFDSRGWLYVMEEGRPRLHRYRPEGTGFVLDQTYNLGPQLQASPLGWCLLEDTLYVYTQSAQWEKQPLFRVLTLEGRPVRSFGRQDVYSPEALPEGFGALMLEAQLYCDPYGPGLLLVYRNLPVAVYYSTDGTRRWRVRIGEAPLLAYRLVEGGRLQPTLRDRGYVLRNVWPLPDGRVLFHLVYQERRSRQPLAARTIASYAFWLDPARQQWYGQEVTFPFFRLYTWQGAYGLGISPASELPHVAVFRLPEPISGS; encoded by the coding sequence ATGAGACAGCTGGCTACAGGACTGATGCTGATAGTAGGCCTGGTTGGCTGCCGTCCTTCGGCGCCGACCGAGGCACTCTACCCGATGCTGGATCGACTGCAGGGGCCGTTTGATTTTGTCCTCTCGTTGGAGGCAACGCGCCCGGCCTCTCCGGAGAACGGGGCCGTTGTGGAAGCGCTGGCGAAGGCAACCGTGCACCAGATGATCGGCGCTGCCGAGGGACAGGGACCGGAATACTTTCTGGGGCGGGTTGTTTACGCCACGTTCGATCCGAAAGGTCGGCTGGTGGTCGTCGATTGGGACAATGGAGAAGTGCGCTTCTTCGACCGCGCGGGCCGCTTTTTGTTTAAGGTGGGGCGAAAAGGGCTGGGGCCGGGAGAGTTTGACCAGCCTATCTATGTGGCGTTTGACAGCCGCGGCTGGTTGTACGTAATGGAGGAAGGACGCCCCCGTTTGCACCGCTATCGGCCGGAAGGGACGGGGTTTGTGCTGGACCAGACGTATAACCTGGGGCCCCAGTTGCAGGCTAGCCCGCTTGGATGGTGTCTGTTGGAGGATACCCTGTACGTGTACACCCAATCGGCCCAGTGGGAGAAGCAGCCGCTGTTTCGGGTATTGACGCTGGAGGGTAGGCCTGTGCGCTCCTTTGGCAGGCAGGACGTCTATTCGCCTGAGGCGCTTCCGGAGGGGTTCGGGGCTCTTATGCTGGAGGCCCAGTTGTACTGTGATCCATATGGTCCCGGGCTATTGCTGGTCTACCGAAATCTTCCGGTAGCGGTCTACTATAGCACGGATGGAACCCGGCGGTGGCGGGTGCGGATCGGCGAGGCGCCTCTGCTGGCCTACCGCCTTGTAGAGGGAGGTCGGTTGCAGCCGACGCTGCGCGACCGGGGGTATGTGCTGCGGAATGTCTGGCCCCTGCCGGACGGCAGGGTGCTCTTCCACCTGGTATATCAGGAACGTCGGTCTCGGCAACCGCTGGCCGCCAGGACGATCGCTTCCTATGCCTTCTGGCTGGATCCGGCACGGCAGCAGTGGTACGGTCAGGAAGTAACTTTTCCCTTTTTCCGTCTCTACACGTGGCAGGGAGCCTATGGGCTGGGGATCAGTCCAGCGTCCGAGCTCCCCCATGTTGCGGTGTTTCGTTTGCCAGAACCGATAAGTGGTTCGTAA